CAAGATATCCCTGCCAGTGAGTTTGAAAGGGGGGATCTATAATCTACCTTTCCATCAAATCTAATCCGGTCCTGCCTATATCTGTGATCGTGATTCAGGAAGCGACGGTGACCCATGAAACACCATTTCTGACTGAAGGTGAGTCGCCTAGTCTCAATGTCCAGATTGCACGTGGGGCAAGCTCTCCCGCCGTACGTATTCCAGCCAGATAAATTGCCCAATCCAGGAAAATCGCTGATGGTCCACATCAACGCAGCACGcatcttgcatgttttcttctCACTGGCATCGTATGTATCAACACCGGCCcacaactgcttcaactcatcGATCAGTGGCTGTAAGTAGACATCTATGTCATTGCCAGGCATTTTAGGACCAGGAATAATCATGGAGAGAATAAAGTTGGTTTGTTTCATGCAAATCCATGGGGGTAGGTTGTACGGAATAAGAATCACTGGCCATATTGAGTACTTTGAACTGAGGTTTTCATAAGGATTGAAGCTATCACTAGCCAGGGCTAAGCGAACACTGCGCGGGTCGCCAGAAAAGTCAGTATATCTCCTGTCAAATGCTTTCCAAGCCTCGCCGTCCCTGGGATGCCTCAAGGAACCGTCAGAATTGGTTCTTCTCTTGTGCCACAACATGTCCACTGATGTCTTGCTGGACATGAATAATCGCTGCAACCGTGGAATCAGAGGAAAGTAGCGGAGAATCTTCGCCGGCAGAGGCTTTCCATTCTTTTTGACAACGGCATTGATCCTTACTACGGAATTCTTCCGAGTCTTTTGCTTCCACCTGGATGCTCCACACTGTTTGCACCTAGACAGGTCTTGATCGGAGCCCTGATACAGCATGCAGTCATTTGGACATGCATCTATCTTCTTATACTCAATACCGAGCTTCCTTATGATTCTCTTGGCATCGTGCAACGTCTTCGGAATCACTGCGTGCTCAAAGGCATCCCCCAGTAGCTCTAGAATCAAACCAAAAGCCTTGTCACTCACTCTGCACATGCACTTGATATGGTAGAGCCTCACCAAGAAAGACAGCTTCGAGAATTTTGAACATCCCGGATACAATTCCTGCTCACCATCCTCTAGCAAGTCGTGAAAGGCACGAGCCTCGCGGCTAGGTTCGTCAGATATGAACAGCAGCCCCTCCGCAACGTTTCCGACATGCCCATTAATCGAGTCTTCATTGTCACTTTGAAGTCCCGGCAAGTTGAATGCGTCGTGGACCATGTCACAAATTTGATCTCCTAAATTTACAGTGGGTTCTAGTTCTTCCCTACCGTTGGGTCTCTCGTCTACTATCCTCTCACCGTGATGTAACCAGAAGGTATAGTTAGGGGGAAATGGTTTCATTAGAAGATGATCGTAGGCGTCCTCTCTAGTTTGGAAAAATCGGAACCCGCACAAAGGGCATGGACAGTGTATCATCCCATCGGATGATGAATTGGCAAATGTGAAGTCAAGGAATCTATTCAAACCATCCCTATACTCTACACTACCTCGTGGCTTTGTAATCCAGCTCTTGTCAATGTCTAAATAAATGAAATAGCACAGACAACTAAATGAAtagtaaaaaatagtaaaaaattacattaaaactataaaaaaaagatgaaaaaatggGGTGTGTGTCAATGAAAACCAATAACAGTTTATCACAATTATGAGATGGGAGAGTGCCATACGTAGTAAACTAGACAGTATATTGCAAGCAGAGCTATGTAGAAAGGTATTGGGGAGGTTGCTTACTCATTGTCAAAATGTGTGCTTTCTAAAAAATTACTAGTAGAAAGAATTGCTGATCCGAAGTCcaaaaaatgaaattacaaa
This portion of the Arachis duranensis cultivar V14167 chromosome 6, aradu.V14167.gnm2.J7QH, whole genome shotgun sequence genome encodes:
- the LOC107493943 gene encoding uncharacterized protein LOC107493943; this translates as MLVEDSISSIITTTPGTVNSGQDLEATHLAAAKHAGESRTPLRATIISGDSTKNVAIAYVRHENPQRVTGSPRSTPIAAIPKQGCEGRTPSRATNQRRLHHKTPPEPREESLEARELCCRRCSTAKVLPILGPLPALYETVEPPSTIHHPELSRPLPVPDIDKSWITKPRGSVEYRDGLNRFLDFTFANSSSDGMIHCPCPLCGFRFFQTREDAYDHLLMKPFPPNYTFWLHHGERIVDERPNGREELEPTVNLGDQICDMVHDAFNLPGLQSDNEDSINGHVGNVAEGLLFISDEPSREARAFHDLLEDGEQELYPGCSKFSKLSFLVRLYHIKCMCRVSDKAFGLILELLGDAFEHAVIPKTLHDAKRIIRKLGIEYKKIDACPNDCMLYQGSDQDLSRCKQCGASRWKQKTRKNSVVRINAVVKKNGKPLPAKILRYFPLIPRLQRLFMSSKTSVDMLWHKRRTNSDGSLRHPRDGEAWKAFDRRYTDFSGDPRSVRLALASDSFNPYENLSSKYSIWPVILIPYNLPPWICMKQTNFILSMIIPGPKMPGNDIDVYLQPLIDELKQLWAGVDTYDASEKKTCKMRAALMWTISDFPGLGNLSGWNTYGGRACPTCNLDIETRRLTFSQKWCFMGHRRFLNHDHRYRQDRIRFDGKLEGVPVSHGKVQAVGGKRRRVQQTGVQDESPWKKRSIFFDLPYWENNELRHNLDVMHIEKNVCDNIVFTMLNESGKFKDHLKARKDLQLMGIRYDMWPLEGGKYPSAVFTMSNPQKEVFLRTIKNVVFPDGYSSNISRCVDLKQRKLSGLKSHDCHILMEHLLPIALRHVLPTQVSAVLAQLSAFFRLLCSKCIDPRQLPLLQDRVVHTLCHMEMIFPPSFFTVMVHLTVHLVEEARLGGPVHYRWMYPIERYLCRLKQYVRNRAQPEGSIAEGYLSEEILTFCSRYLDNVETRINRPSRVDDRLSDALPSEAASMFPEVGKAVGAASFFTLTPTEIL